The Pan troglodytes isolate AG18354 chromosome 8, NHGRI_mPanTro3-v2.0_pri, whole genome shotgun sequence genome window below encodes:
- the ZSWIM8 gene encoding zinc finger SWIM domain-containing protein 8 isoform X6: MELMFAEWEDGERFSFEDSDRFEEDSLCSFISEAESLCQNWRGWRKQSAGPNSPTGGGGGGGSGGTRMRDGLVIPLVELSAKQVAFHIPFEVVEKVYPPVPEQLQLRIAFWSFPENEEDIRLYSCLANGSADEFQRGDQLFRMRAVKDPLQIGFHLSATVVPPQMVPPKGAYNVAVMFDRCRVTSCSCTCGAGAKWCTHVVALCLFRIHNASAVCLRAPVSESLSRLQRDQLQKFAQYLISELPQQILPTAQRLLDELLSSQSTAINTVCGAPDPTAGPSASDQSTWYLDESTLTDNIKKTLHKFCGPSPVVFSDVNSMYLSSTEPPAAAEWACLLRPLRGREPEGVWNLLSIVREMFKRRDSNAAPLLEILTDQCLTYEQITGWWYSVRTSASHSSASGHTGRSNGQSEVAAHACASMCDEMVTLWRLAVLDPALSPQRRRELCTQLRQWQLKVIENVKRGQHKKTLERLFPGFRPAVEACYFNWEEAYPLPGVTYSGTDRKLALCWARALPSRPGASRSGGLEESRDRPRPLPTEPAVRPKEPGTKRKGLGEGVPSSQRGPRRLSAEGGDKALHKMGPGGGKAKALGGAGSGSKGSAGGGSKRRLSSEDSSLEPDLAEMSLDDSSLALGAEASTFEGFPESPPPCPLHGGSRGPSTFLPEPPDTYEEDGDESGNGLPKTKEAAPAVGEEDDDYQAYYLNAQDGAGGEEEKAEGGAGEEHDLFAGLKPLEQESRMEVLFACAEALHAHGYSSEASRLTVELAQDLLANPPDLKVEPPPAKGKKNKVSTSRQTWVATNTLSKAAFLLTVLSERPEHHNLAFRVGMFALELQRPPASTKALEVKLAYQESEVAALLKKIPLGPSEMSTMRCRAEELREGTLCDYRPVLPLMLASFIFDVLCAPVVSPTGSRPPSRNWNSETPGDEELGFEAAVAALGMKTTVSEAEHPLLCEGTRREKGDLALALMITYKDDQAKLKKILDKLLDRESQTHKPQTLSSFYSSSRPTTASQRSPSKHGGPSAPGALQPLTSGSAGPAQPGSVAGAGPGPTEGFTEKNVPESSPHSPCEGLPSEAALTPRPEGKVPSRLALGSRGGYNGRGWGSPGRPKKKHTGMASIDSSAPETTSDSSPTLSRRPLRGGWAPTSWGRGQDSDSISSSSSDSLGSSSSSGSRRASASGGARAKTVEVGRYKGRRPESHAPHVPNQPSEAAAHFYFELAKTVLIKAGGNSSTSIFTHPSSSGGHQGPHRNLHLCAFEIGLYALGLHNFVSPNWLSRTYSSHVSWITGQAMEIGSAALTILVECWDGHLTPPEVASLADRASRARDSNMVRAAAELALSCLPHAHALNPNEIQRALVQCKEQDNLMLEKACMAVEEAAKGGGVYPEVLFEVAHQWFWLYEQTAGGSSTAREGATSCSASGIRAGGEAGRGMPEGRGGPGTEPVTVAAAAVTAAATVVPVISVGSSLYPGPGLGHGHSPGLHPYTALQPHLPCSPQYLTHPAHPAHPMPHMPRPAVFPVPSSAYPQGVHPAFLGAQYPYSVTPPSLAATAVSFPVPSMAPITVHPYHTEPGLPLPTSVACELWGQGTVSSVHPASTFPAIQGASLPALTTQPSPLVSGGFPPPEEETHSQPVNPHSLHHLHAAYRVGMLALEMLGRRAHNDHPNNFSRSPPYTDDVKWLLGLAAKLGDRHGDAAAAESRSCPQPPACPGLPPTGAALPAGIHAVHPPPLDSPDSCGLRRLCECDPECPQRLLPDAHGHDAVQRHPTEPQAQQTDQGAVAAGLTRDGHLLPLSLSPLGSYTGTQACGYGGPSHRGSETWLDRSSSLSSLVAQTDSCSWAVAWGQDVSDPRSLGLGETALSGRGRWVASGIYLAFINI; the protein is encoded by the exons ATGGAGCTGATGTTTGCAGAGTGGGAGGACGGAGAGCGCTTCTCATTCGAGGATTCGGACCGTTTTGAGGAGGATTCACTCTGTTCCTTCATCTCCGAGGCCGAGAGCCTCTGCCAGAACTGGCGGGGATGGCGCAAACAGTCAGCGGGGCCCAATTCCCCCACTGGCGGCGGTggcggaggtggcagtggcgGTACCAGAATGCGAG ATGGACTGGTGATCCCATTGGTGGAGCTGTCAGCAAAGCAGGTGGCATTTCATATCCCATTTGAAGTGGTGGAGAAAGTTTACCCACCAGTGCCTGAGCAGCTACAGCTCCGAATTGCTTTTTGGAGCTTCCCTGAGAATGAAGAGGACATTCG GCTGTATTCGTGCCTGGCCAATGGCAGTGCGGATGAGTTTCAGCGAGGGGATCAGCTCTTCCGCATGCGGGCTGTGAAGGACCCATTGCAGATAG GGTTCCACCTGAGTGCTACAGTGGTGCCACCTCAGATGGTCCCTCCTAAAGGGGCCTACAACGTGGCTGTGATGTTTGACCGCTGCCGGGTCACTTCCTGCAGCTGTACCTGTGGGGCTGGGGCCAAATGGTGCACCCACGTCGTGGCACTCTGTCTCTTCCGCATCCACAAC GCTTCTGCAGTCTGCCTGCGAGCCCCAGTCTCAGAGTCCCTGTCCCGGCTACAGAGGGACCAGCTGCAAAAGTTTGCTCAGTACCTCATCAGTGAGCTCCCTCAGCAG ATCCTCCCCACAGCTCAGCGTCTCCTGGACGAACTCCTGTCTTCCCAGTCAACAGCCATCAATACAGTGTGTGGAGCTCCGG ACCCCACAGCAGGGCCCTCAGCATCGGACCAGAGTACTTGGTATCTGGATGAATCGACACTCACTGACAACATCAAAAAGACACTGCACAAGTTCTGTGGCCCCTCCCCTGTGGTCTTCAG TGATGTGAACTCCATGTATCTGTCTTCCACGGAGCCGCCAGCCGCTGCTGAATGGGCATGTCTGCTGCGCCCTCTGAGGGGCCGTGAGCCAGAGGGCGTCTGGAACCTGCTAAGCATCGTGCGGGAGATGTTCAAGCGGAGGGACAGCAATGCTGCCCCCTTGTTGGAAATCCTCACTGACCAGTGCCTCACCTATGAACAG ATAACAGGTTGGTGGTATAGCGTACGTACCTCAGCCTCACACAGCAGTGCCAGTGGGCACACGGGCCGTAGCAACGGGCAGTCAGAGGTGGCAGCCCATGCCTGTGCCAGCATGTGTGACGAGATGGTCACACTGTGGAGGCTGGCCGTGCTGGACCCTGCACTCAGCCCCCAGCG GCGCCGGGAACTGTGTACGCAGCTGCGGCAGTGGCAACTGAAGGTGATTGAGAACGTCAAGCGGGGCCAACACAAGAAGACGCTGGAGCGGCTCTTCCCTGGCTTCCGGCCAGCGGTGGAGGCCTGCTACTTCAACTGGGAAGAGGCCTACCCACTTCCTGGTGTCACCTACAGCGGCACTGACAGGAAgctggcactgtgctgggcccGGGCCCTGCCCTCTCGGCCAGGTGCCTCCCGCTCTGGGGGCCTGGAGGAATCCCGGGACCGGCCCCGACCCCTTCCTACTGAGCCAGCTGTGCGGCCCAAGGAGCCTGGGACCAAGCGAAAGGGCTTGGGTGAGGGGGTCCCCTCATCACAGCGGGGTCCCCGCCGCCTCTCAGCTGAAGGGGGAGATAAAGCTCTACATAAGATGGGTCCAGGTGGGGGCAAAGCCAAGGCACTGGGTGGGGCTGGCAGTGGGAGCAAGGGCTCAGCAGGTGGCGGAAGCAAGCGACGGCTGAGCAGCGAAGACAGCTCCCTGGAGCCAGACCTGGCTGAGatgagcctggatgacagcagcCTGGCCCTGGGCGCAGAGGCCAGCACCTTCGAGGGATTCCCTGAGAGCCCTCCACCCTGTCCTCTCCACGGTGGCTCCCGAGGCCCTTCCACTTTCCTTCCTGAGCCCCCAGATACTTATGAAGAAGATGGTG ATGAGAGTGGCAATGGGCTTCCCAAAACCAAAGAGGCAGCCCCTGCAGTTGGAGAGGAGGATGATGACTACCAGGCGTACTATCTGAATGCCCAGGATGGGGCTGGGGGCGAGGAAGAGAAGGCCGAGGGCGGGGCTGGGGAGGAGCACGACCTGTTTGCTGGGCTGAAGCCACTGGAACAGGAGAGTCGCATGGAG GTACTGTTTGCCTGTGCTGAGGCCCTGCATGCGCATGGCTATAGCAGTGAGGCCTCCCGTCTCACTGTGGAGCTTGCCCAGGATCTGCTAGCCAACCCACCCGACCTCAAGGTAGAGCCGCCCCCTGCCAAG GGCAAGAAGAACAAGGTATCCACGAGCCGTCAGACCTGGGTGGCTACCAACACCCTGAGCAAGGCGGCCTTCCTGTTGACAGTGCTAAGTGAGCGTCCAGAGCACCACAACCTGGCCTTCCGAGTTGGCATGTTTGCCTTGGAGCTACAGAGGCCTCCAGCTTCTACCAAGGCCTTGGAG GTAAAGCTGGCAtaccaggagtctgaggtggctGCCCTGCTCAAGAAGATCCCTCTGGGTCCAAGCGAGATGAGTACCATGCGGTGCCGGGCAGAGGAACTTCGGGAGGGGACACTCTGTGACTATCGGCCTGTGTTGCCTCTCATGCTGGCCAGTTTCATCTTTGACGTTCTCTGTGCTCCAG TGGTTTCTCCCACAGGTTCCCGGCCCCCAAGTCGCAACTGGAACAGCGAGACACCTGGGGatgaggagctgggatttgaagcaGCAGTTGCTGCCTTGG GCATGAAGACAACAGTGAGTGAGGCAGAACATCCCCTCTTATGTGAAGGCACACGTCGGGAGAAGGGTGACCTGGCATTAGCACTAATGATCACTTACAAGGACGACCAGGCCAAGCTTAAGAAG ATCTTAGACAAACTCTTGGACCGAGAGAGCCAGACACATAAGCCACAGACGCTGAGTTCTTTCTACTCATCTAGCCGCCCAACCACAGCCAGCCAGAGGTCTCCTTCAAAGCACGGGGGCCCATCTGCCCCAGGGGCCCTGCAACCACTGACCTCAGGCTCTGCAGGGCCTGCTCAACCAGGGAGTGTGGCAGGGGCTGGGCCAGGCCCCACTGAGGGCTTCACAGAGAAGAATGTGCCTG AGAGTTCCCCACATTCCCCCTGTGAGGGTCTTCCATCTGAGGCAGCTTTGACCCCAAGGCCAGAAGGGAAGGTTCCTAGCCGCTTGGCACTTGGCAGTCGTGGAGGCTATAATGGACGGGGATGGGGGTCCCCAGGACGGCCTAAGAAGAAGCACACAG GCATGGCCAGCATTGACAGCAGTGCCCCTGAAACAACATCGGATAGTTCCCCCACCTTAAGCCGGAGACCACTTCGAGGGGGCTGGgcccccacctcctggggtcGAGGTCAGGACAGTGACAGCATTAGCAGCTCTTCTTCGGACTCCCTGGGCTCCTCATCCTCCAGTGGAAGTCGCCGGGCCAGTGCCAGTGGAGGAGCCCGGGCGAAGACTGTTGAAGTTGGCAG GTACAAGGGCCGCCGCCCCGAGAGTCATGCCCCTCATGTACCCAATCAGCCATCAGAGGCAGCTGCACACTTCTACTTCGAGCTGGCGAAGACAGTGCTGATCAAGGCAGGGGGCAACAGCAGCACTTCCATTTTCACACATCCATCTTCCTCAGGGGGCCACCAGGGTCCTCACCGCAACCTGCACCTTTGCGCCTTCGAGATTGGGCTTTATGCCCTTGGCCTGCACAACTTTGTTTCTCCCAACTGGCTCTCACGTACTTATTCTTCCCACGTTTCCTGGATTACAG GCCAGGCCATGGAGATAGGCAGCGCAGCCCTGACTATACTGGTAGAATGCTGGGATGGGCACCTGACACCCCCTGAGGTTGCATCCCTGGCTGACAGGGCATCACGGGCAAGAGACTCCAATATGGTGAGGGCGGCAGCAGAGCTGGCCCTGAGCTGCCTGCCTCACGCCCATGCATTGAACCCTAATGAGATCCAGCGGGCCCTGGTGCAGTGCAAGGAACAG GACAACCTGATGTTGGAGAAGGCCTGCATGGCAGTGGAAGAGGCAGCTAAGGGTGGGGGCGTGTACCCTGAAGTGTTGTTTGAGGTTGCTCACCAGTGGTTCTGGCTATATGAGCAAACTGCAGGTGGCTCATCCACAGCCCGTGAAGGGGCTACAAGCTGTAGTGCCAGTGGGATCAGGGCAGGTGGGGAAGCTGGGCGGGGTATGCCTGAGGGCAGAGGGGGCCCAGGGACTGAGCCGGTTACAGTGGCAGCGGCAGCAGTGACAGCAGCAGCCACAGTGGTGCCCGTCATATCGGTGGGGTCTAGTTTATACCCGGGTCCAGGACTGGGGCATGGCCACTCCCCTGGCCTGCACCCCTACACTGCTCTACAGCCCCACCTGCCCTGTAGCCCTCAGTATCTCACTCACCCAGCTCACCCTGCCCACCCCATGCCTCACATGCCCCGGCCTGCCGTCTTCCCTGTGCCCAGCTCTGCATACCCACAG GGTGTTCATCCTGCATTCCTGGGGGCTCAGTACCCTTATTCAGTGACTCCTCCCTCACTTGCTGCCACTGCTGTGTCTTTCCCCGTTCCTTCCATGGCACCCATCACAGTACATCCCTACCACACAGAGCCAGGGCTTCCACTGCCCACCAGTGTGGCCTGTGAGTTGTGGGGCCAGGGAACAG TGAGCAGTGTCCATCCAGCATCCACGTTTCCAGCCATCCAAGGTGCCTCACTGCCTGCCCTGACCACACAGCCCAGCCCTCTGGTGAGCGGAGGTTTTCCACCGCCCGAGGAGGAGACACACAGTCAGCCAGTCAATCCCCACAGCCTGCACCACCTGCATGCTGCCTACCGTGTCG GAATGCTGGCACTGGAGATGCTGGGTCGCCGGGCACACAACGATCACCCCAACAACTTCTCCCGCTCCCCCCCCTACACTGATGATGTCAAATGGTTGCTGGGGCTGGCAGCAAAGCTGG GAGATCGTCATGGAGACGCTGCAGCGGCTGAGTCCCGCTCATGCCCACAACCACCTGCGTGCCCCGGCCTTCCACCAACTGGTGCAGCGCTGCCAGCAGGCATACATGCAG TACATCCACCACCGCTTGATTCACCTGACTCCTGCGGACTACGACGACTTTGTGAATGCGATCCGGAGTGCCCGCAGCGCCTTCTGCCTGACGCCCATGGGCATGATGCAGTTCAACGACATCCTACAGAACCTCAAGCGCAGCAAACAGACCAAGGAGCTGTGGCAGCGGGTCTCACTcgagatggccaccttctccccCTGAGTCTTTCACCCTTAGGGTCCTATACAGGGACCCAGGCCTGTGGCTATGGGGGCCCCTCACACAGGGGGAGTGAAACTTGGCTGGACAGATCATCCTCACTCAGTTCCCTGGTAGCCCAGACTGACAGCTGCTCTTGGGCTGTAGCTTGGGGCCAAGATGTCTCAGACCCTAGAAGCCTAGGGCTGGGGGAGACAGCCCTGTCTGGGAGGGGGCGTTGGGTGGCCTCTGGTATTTATTtggcatttataaatatataa
- the ZSWIM8 gene encoding zinc finger SWIM domain-containing protein 8 isoform X13 translates to MELMFAEWEDGERFSFEDSDRFEEDSLCSFISEAESLCQNWRGWRKQSAGPNSPTGGGGGGGSGGTRMRDGLVIPLVELSAKQVAFHIPFEVVEKVYPPVPEQLQLRIAFWSFPENEEDIRLYSCLANGSADEFQRGDQLFRMRAVKDPLQIGFHLSATVVPPQMVPPKGAYNVAVMFDRCRVTSCSCTCGAGAKWCTHVVALCLFRIHNASAVCLRAPVSESLSRLQRDQLQKFAQYLISELPQQILPTAQRLLDELLSSQSTAINTVCGAPDPTAGPSASDQSTWYLDESTLTDNIKKTLHKFCGPSPVVFSDVNSMYLSSTEPPAAAEWACLLRPLRGREPEGVWNLLSIVREMFKRRDSNAAPLLEILTDQCLTYEQITGWWYSVRTSASHSSASGHTGRSNGQSEVAAHACASMCDEMVTLWRLAVLDPALSPQRRRELCTQLRQWQLKVIENVKRGQHKKTLERLFPGFRPAVEACYFNWEEAYPLPGVTYSGTDRKLALCWARALPSRPGASRSGGLEESRDRPRPLPTEPAVRPKEPGTKRKGLGEGVPSSQRGPRRLSAEGGDKALHKMGPGGGKAKALGGAGSGSKGSAGGGSKRRLSSEDSSLEPDLAEMSLDDSSLALGAEASTFEGFPESPPPCPLHGGSRGPSTFLPEPPDTYEEDGDESGNGLPKTKEAAPAVGEEDDDYQAYYLNAQDGAGGEEEKAEGGAGEEHDLFAGLKPLEQESRMEVLFACAEALHAHGYSSEASRLTVELAQDLLANPPDLKVEPPPAKGKKNKVSTSRQTWVATNTLSKAAFLLTVLSERPEHHNLAFRVGMFALELQRPPASTKALEVKLAYQESEVAALLKKIPLGPSEMSTMRCRAEELREGTLCDYRPVLPLMLASFIFDVLCAPVVSPTGSRPPSRNWNSETPGDEELGFEAAVAALGMKTTVSEAEHPLLCEGTRREKGDLALALMITYKDDQAKLKKILDKLLDRESQTHKPQTLSSFYSSSRPTTASQRSPSKHGGPSAPGALQPLTSGSAGPAQPGSVAGAGPGPTEGFTEKNVPESSPHSPCEGLPSEAALTPRPEGKVPSRLALGSRGGYNGRGWGSPGRPKKKHTGMASIDSSAPETTSDSSPTLSRRPLRGGWAPTSWGRGQDSDSISSSSSDSLGSSSSSGSRRASASGGARAKTVEVGRYKGRRPESHAPHVPNQPSEAAAHFYFELAKTVLIKAGGNSSTSIFTHPSSSGGHQGPHRNLHLCAFEIGLYALGLHNFVSPNWLSRTYSSHVSWITGQAMEIGSAALTILVECWDGHLTPPEVASLADRASRARDSNMVRAAAELALSCLPHAHALNPNEIQRALVQCKEQDNLMLEKACMAVEEAAKGGGVYPEVLFEVAHQWFWLYEQTAGGSSTAREGATSCSASGIRAGGEAGRGMPEGRGGPGTEPVTVAAAAVTAAATVVPVISVGSSLYPGPGLGHGHSPGLHPYTALQPHLPCSPQYLTHPAHPAHPMPHMPRPAVFPVPSSAYPQGVHPAFLGAQYPYSVTPPSLAATAVSFPVPSMAPITVHPYHTEPGLPLPTSVACELWGQGTVSSVHPASTFPAIQGASLPALTTQPSPLVSGGFPPPEEETHSQPVNPHSLHHLHAAYRVGMLALEMLGRRAHNDHPNNFSRSPPYTDDVKWLLGLAAKLGVNYVHQFCVGAAKGVLSPFVLQEIVMETLQRLSPAHAHNHLRAPAFHQLVQRCQQAYMQYIHHRLIHLTPADYDDFVNAIRSARSAFCLTPMGMMQFNDILQNLKRSKQTKELWQRVSLEMATFSP, encoded by the exons ATGGAGCTGATGTTTGCAGAGTGGGAGGACGGAGAGCGCTTCTCATTCGAGGATTCGGACCGTTTTGAGGAGGATTCACTCTGTTCCTTCATCTCCGAGGCCGAGAGCCTCTGCCAGAACTGGCGGGGATGGCGCAAACAGTCAGCGGGGCCCAATTCCCCCACTGGCGGCGGTggcggaggtggcagtggcgGTACCAGAATGCGAG ATGGACTGGTGATCCCATTGGTGGAGCTGTCAGCAAAGCAGGTGGCATTTCATATCCCATTTGAAGTGGTGGAGAAAGTTTACCCACCAGTGCCTGAGCAGCTACAGCTCCGAATTGCTTTTTGGAGCTTCCCTGAGAATGAAGAGGACATTCG GCTGTATTCGTGCCTGGCCAATGGCAGTGCGGATGAGTTTCAGCGAGGGGATCAGCTCTTCCGCATGCGGGCTGTGAAGGACCCATTGCAGATAG GGTTCCACCTGAGTGCTACAGTGGTGCCACCTCAGATGGTCCCTCCTAAAGGGGCCTACAACGTGGCTGTGATGTTTGACCGCTGCCGGGTCACTTCCTGCAGCTGTACCTGTGGGGCTGGGGCCAAATGGTGCACCCACGTCGTGGCACTCTGTCTCTTCCGCATCCACAAC GCTTCTGCAGTCTGCCTGCGAGCCCCAGTCTCAGAGTCCCTGTCCCGGCTACAGAGGGACCAGCTGCAAAAGTTTGCTCAGTACCTCATCAGTGAGCTCCCTCAGCAG ATCCTCCCCACAGCTCAGCGTCTCCTGGACGAACTCCTGTCTTCCCAGTCAACAGCCATCAATACAGTGTGTGGAGCTCCGG ACCCCACAGCAGGGCCCTCAGCATCGGACCAGAGTACTTGGTATCTGGATGAATCGACACTCACTGACAACATCAAAAAGACACTGCACAAGTTCTGTGGCCCCTCCCCTGTGGTCTTCAG TGATGTGAACTCCATGTATCTGTCTTCCACGGAGCCGCCAGCCGCTGCTGAATGGGCATGTCTGCTGCGCCCTCTGAGGGGCCGTGAGCCAGAGGGCGTCTGGAACCTGCTAAGCATCGTGCGGGAGATGTTCAAGCGGAGGGACAGCAATGCTGCCCCCTTGTTGGAAATCCTCACTGACCAGTGCCTCACCTATGAACAG ATAACAGGTTGGTGGTATAGCGTACGTACCTCAGCCTCACACAGCAGTGCCAGTGGGCACACGGGCCGTAGCAACGGGCAGTCAGAGGTGGCAGCCCATGCCTGTGCCAGCATGTGTGACGAGATGGTCACACTGTGGAGGCTGGCCGTGCTGGACCCTGCACTCAGCCCCCAGCG GCGCCGGGAACTGTGTACGCAGCTGCGGCAGTGGCAACTGAAGGTGATTGAGAACGTCAAGCGGGGCCAACACAAGAAGACGCTGGAGCGGCTCTTCCCTGGCTTCCGGCCAGCGGTGGAGGCCTGCTACTTCAACTGGGAAGAGGCCTACCCACTTCCTGGTGTCACCTACAGCGGCACTGACAGGAAgctggcactgtgctgggcccGGGCCCTGCCCTCTCGGCCAGGTGCCTCCCGCTCTGGGGGCCTGGAGGAATCCCGGGACCGGCCCCGACCCCTTCCTACTGAGCCAGCTGTGCGGCCCAAGGAGCCTGGGACCAAGCGAAAGGGCTTGGGTGAGGGGGTCCCCTCATCACAGCGGGGTCCCCGCCGCCTCTCAGCTGAAGGGGGAGATAAAGCTCTACATAAGATGGGTCCAGGTGGGGGCAAAGCCAAGGCACTGGGTGGGGCTGGCAGTGGGAGCAAGGGCTCAGCAGGTGGCGGAAGCAAGCGACGGCTGAGCAGCGAAGACAGCTCCCTGGAGCCAGACCTGGCTGAGatgagcctggatgacagcagcCTGGCCCTGGGCGCAGAGGCCAGCACCTTCGAGGGATTCCCTGAGAGCCCTCCACCCTGTCCTCTCCACGGTGGCTCCCGAGGCCCTTCCACTTTCCTTCCTGAGCCCCCAGATACTTATGAAGAAGATGGTG ATGAGAGTGGCAATGGGCTTCCCAAAACCAAAGAGGCAGCCCCTGCAGTTGGAGAGGAGGATGATGACTACCAGGCGTACTATCTGAATGCCCAGGATGGGGCTGGGGGCGAGGAAGAGAAGGCCGAGGGCGGGGCTGGGGAGGAGCACGACCTGTTTGCTGGGCTGAAGCCACTGGAACAGGAGAGTCGCATGGAG GTACTGTTTGCCTGTGCTGAGGCCCTGCATGCGCATGGCTATAGCAGTGAGGCCTCCCGTCTCACTGTGGAGCTTGCCCAGGATCTGCTAGCCAACCCACCCGACCTCAAGGTAGAGCCGCCCCCTGCCAAG GGCAAGAAGAACAAGGTATCCACGAGCCGTCAGACCTGGGTGGCTACCAACACCCTGAGCAAGGCGGCCTTCCTGTTGACAGTGCTAAGTGAGCGTCCAGAGCACCACAACCTGGCCTTCCGAGTTGGCATGTTTGCCTTGGAGCTACAGAGGCCTCCAGCTTCTACCAAGGCCTTGGAG GTAAAGCTGGCAtaccaggagtctgaggtggctGCCCTGCTCAAGAAGATCCCTCTGGGTCCAAGCGAGATGAGTACCATGCGGTGCCGGGCAGAGGAACTTCGGGAGGGGACACTCTGTGACTATCGGCCTGTGTTGCCTCTCATGCTGGCCAGTTTCATCTTTGACGTTCTCTGTGCTCCAG TGGTTTCTCCCACAGGTTCCCGGCCCCCAAGTCGCAACTGGAACAGCGAGACACCTGGGGatgaggagctgggatttgaagcaGCAGTTGCTGCCTTGG GCATGAAGACAACAGTGAGTGAGGCAGAACATCCCCTCTTATGTGAAGGCACACGTCGGGAGAAGGGTGACCTGGCATTAGCACTAATGATCACTTACAAGGACGACCAGGCCAAGCTTAAGAAG ATCTTAGACAAACTCTTGGACCGAGAGAGCCAGACACATAAGCCACAGACGCTGAGTTCTTTCTACTCATCTAGCCGCCCAACCACAGCCAGCCAGAGGTCTCCTTCAAAGCACGGGGGCCCATCTGCCCCAGGGGCCCTGCAACCACTGACCTCAGGCTCTGCAGGGCCTGCTCAACCAGGGAGTGTGGCAGGGGCTGGGCCAGGCCCCACTGAGGGCTTCACAGAGAAGAATGTGCCTG AGAGTTCCCCACATTCCCCCTGTGAGGGTCTTCCATCTGAGGCAGCTTTGACCCCAAGGCCAGAAGGGAAGGTTCCTAGCCGCTTGGCACTTGGCAGTCGTGGAGGCTATAATGGACGGGGATGGGGGTCCCCAGGACGGCCTAAGAAGAAGCACACAG GCATGGCCAGCATTGACAGCAGTGCCCCTGAAACAACATCGGATAGTTCCCCCACCTTAAGCCGGAGACCACTTCGAGGGGGCTGGgcccccacctcctggggtcGAGGTCAGGACAGTGACAGCATTAGCAGCTCTTCTTCGGACTCCCTGGGCTCCTCATCCTCCAGTGGAAGTCGCCGGGCCAGTGCCAGTGGAGGAGCCCGGGCGAAGACTGTTGAAGTTGGCAG GTACAAGGGCCGCCGCCCCGAGAGTCATGCCCCTCATGTACCCAATCAGCCATCAGAGGCAGCTGCACACTTCTACTTCGAGCTGGCGAAGACAGTGCTGATCAAGGCAGGGGGCAACAGCAGCACTTCCATTTTCACACATCCATCTTCCTCAGGGGGCCACCAGGGTCCTCACCGCAACCTGCACCTTTGCGCCTTCGAGATTGGGCTTTATGCCCTTGGCCTGCACAACTTTGTTTCTCCCAACTGGCTCTCACGTACTTATTCTTCCCACGTTTCCTGGATTACAG GCCAGGCCATGGAGATAGGCAGCGCAGCCCTGACTATACTGGTAGAATGCTGGGATGGGCACCTGACACCCCCTGAGGTTGCATCCCTGGCTGACAGGGCATCACGGGCAAGAGACTCCAATATGGTGAGGGCGGCAGCAGAGCTGGCCCTGAGCTGCCTGCCTCACGCCCATGCATTGAACCCTAATGAGATCCAGCGGGCCCTGGTGCAGTGCAAGGAACAG GACAACCTGATGTTGGAGAAGGCCTGCATGGCAGTGGAAGAGGCAGCTAAGGGTGGGGGCGTGTACCCTGAAGTGTTGTTTGAGGTTGCTCACCAGTGGTTCTGGCTATATGAGCAAACTGCAGGTGGCTCATCCACAGCCCGTGAAGGGGCTACAAGCTGTAGTGCCAGTGGGATCAGGGCAGGTGGGGAAGCTGGGCGGGGTATGCCTGAGGGCAGAGGGGGCCCAGGGACTGAGCCGGTTACAGTGGCAGCGGCAGCAGTGACAGCAGCAGCCACAGTGGTGCCCGTCATATCGGTGGGGTCTAGTTTATACCCGGGTCCAGGACTGGGGCATGGCCACTCCCCTGGCCTGCACCCCTACACTGCTCTACAGCCCCACCTGCCCTGTAGCCCTCAGTATCTCACTCACCCAGCTCACCCTGCCCACCCCATGCCTCACATGCCCCGGCCTGCCGTCTTCCCTGTGCCCAGCTCTGCATACCCACAG GGTGTTCATCCTGCATTCCTGGGGGCTCAGTACCCTTATTCAGTGACTCCTCCCTCACTTGCTGCCACTGCTGTGTCTTTCCCCGTTCCTTCCATGGCACCCATCACAGTACATCCCTACCACACAGAGCCAGGGCTTCCACTGCCCACCAGTGTGGCCTGTGAGTTGTGGGGCCAGGGAACAG TGAGCAGTGTCCATCCAGCATCCACGTTTCCAGCCATCCAAGGTGCCTCACTGCCTGCCCTGACCACACAGCCCAGCCCTCTGGTGAGCGGAGGTTTTCCACCGCCCGAGGAGGAGACACACAGTCAGCCAGTCAATCCCCACAGCCTGCACCACCTGCATGCTGCCTACCGTGTCG GAATGCTGGCACTGGAGATGCTGGGTCGCCGGGCACACAACGATCACCCCAACAACTTCTCCCGCTCCCCCCCCTACACTGATGATGTCAAATGGTTGCTGGGGCTGGCAGCAAAGCTGG gaGTGAACTACGTGCACCAGTTCTGTGTGGGGGCAGCCAAGGGGGTGCTGAGCCCGTTTGTGCTGCAGGAGATCGTCATGGAGACGCTGCAGCGGCTGAGTCCCGCTCATGCCCACAACCACCTGCGTGCCCCGGCCTTCCACCAACTGGTGCAGCGCTGCCAGCAGGCATACATGCAG TACATCCACCACCGCTTGATTCACCTGACTCCTGCGGACTACGACGACTTTGTGAATGCGATCCGGAGTGCCCGCAGCGCCTTCTGCCTGACGCCCATGGGCATGATGCAGTTCAACGACATCCTACAGAACCTCAAGCGCAGCAAACAGACCAAGGAGCTGTGGCAGCGGGTCTCACTcgagatggccaccttctccccCTGA